From Rutidosis leptorrhynchoides isolate AG116_Rl617_1_P2 chromosome 3, CSIRO_AGI_Rlap_v1, whole genome shotgun sequence, a single genomic window includes:
- the LOC139902470 gene encoding probable disease resistance protein At1g61300: MGEKQDEATQIFCDNKSAIAMAKNPVFHGRTKHIDIKYHFLREVSAKKDIELKYCKTEEQADIFTKALPRPKFEFLRNMLGVTSKNIKEEYTPAPSQLDCYQNKHLDGINTQNSALGDIIAAIEDESIQIIGIYGVGGVGKTTLAKEVNSRVKSMFADVAFTTISKNFDVERIKNDIENARKRIMKGEKILIILDDVWEELNLDELCIPWGIQHMNCKILLTSRRKHVCENMNAQSVICVNSLPQEEAWILFKHVVGDKVETDTDLTSVARAVAKECGGLPLVINVIGKTLKNKGISSWKATLTQLQKNALKNKDVDATIETVYNRLKLSYDYLKSEAQWCFLQCSLFPEDADIWVEDLVLYRVGLEKSKEIESIEDVRSTVQNAVNILMSYGLLLDINSRFYIRMHDVCRDMALSIANEGSTNHFLVMAGEGLTEWLPRNNIQQSYTGISLMKNRISKLPEDRISLPNLEAAYLQRNRLSSISDEFIEGIKNARVLDLAYNQISSLPQSLARLSQLHMLNLEGNRCICEISIIGELKGLEILILNDTDIEEVPECIGQLVNLRRLEVIDCFKLSYISPDVISKLRRLEELRIQFPVHCKEVHECVAAVNYTGLNYVFAIYKSRLEKELRRVTFQHICNSERYLSLNMKYRVFPILRMQKLIEVSRPNWKSLNEIENLNNVIPDLDREGFSNIECIHLESCKNVTCVVDTSDWGGNANEKFLRKVKNLSLRQLGKLEVLWKCPDEFISLTNLVTLYIYDCHKLVRLFPLSVAKGLVSLKEVQIVFCENLEEVIWGETETDEVIVFPCLTTIELDFLNELKSFYSGGSCSIKYPSLVKVTSYDCNEMEMWGHGSHETPNLKFVNHVPLDGRFSINEAVVKLHVAQKASLAGKLTHPPKSNSNIYTTNFTGVGPIDDVMVTIPSNFQMETLNFDTDLGVGTHYVNLFYNFSEAQIFTNSELAGAWNSYSSRGGSTVDHFKETKRRQHKE, encoded by the exons ATGGGCGAAAAACAAGATGAAGCCACTCAAATATTctgcgacaacaagtctgcaatcGCAATGGCAAAGAATCCAGTGTTCCATGGTAGAACAAAACACATTGATATCAAATATCACTTCTTACGAGAAGTCTCAgccaagaaagatattgaattaaaatactgcaagacaGAAGAAcaggcagatattttcactaaagcactaccAAGACCCAAGTTCGAGTTCCTACGCAACATGCTCGGAGTAACCTCGAAAAAtattaaggaggagt ATACTCCTGCACCTAGCCAACTAGACTGCTACCAAAACAAGCATCTTGATGGTATTAATACCCAAAATTCAGCTTTGGGGGATATCATTGCAGCTATTGAAGATGAAAGCATACAAATTATTGGAATCTATGGTGTAGGAGGTGTAGGAAAAACTACACTGGCCAAGGAAGTTAATTCAAGAGTAAAGAGTATGTTTGCTGATGTTGCATTTACAACTATCTCTAAAAACTTTGATGTTGAAAGGATTAAAAATGATATTGAAAATGCAAGAAAGCGAATTATGAAAGGCGAGAAGATTCTAATCATATTAGATGATGTGTGGGAGGAATTGAATTTAGATGAATTGTGCATTCCGTGGGGTATTCAACACATGAACTGCAAAATTTTATTGACATCTAGAAGAAAACATGTGTGTGAGAATATGAATGCTCAGAGTGTAATCTGTGTGAACTCTTTGCCACAAGAAGAGGCATGGATTCTTTTCAAACATGTTGTTGGTGACAAAGTGGAGACCGACACCGATCTGACTTCAGTTGCAAGGGCGGTTGCTAAAGAATGCGGTGGATTGCCACTGGTCATTAACGTGATTGGAAAAACTTTAAAAAACAAAGGTATCAGTTCATGGAAGGCAACTTTAACTCAGTTACAGAAAAATGCTTTGAAAAACAAAGATGTCGATGCAACAATAGAAACGGTATATAACCGTCTGAAGCTAAGCTATGATTATCTTAAAAGTGAAGCCCAATGGTGCTTCTTACAGTGTAGTTTGTTTCCAGAAGACGCTGATATCTGGGTGGAAGACTTGGTACTTTATAGGGTAGGTTTGGAGAAGTCTAAGGAGATTGAAAGCATAGAGGATGTAAGAAGCACTGTTCAAAATGCAGTGAATATCCTCATGTCTTATGGTTTGTTGTTGGATATTAATTCCAGATTTTACATCAGAATGCATGATGTTTGCCGTGATATGGCATTGTCAATTGCAAATGAAGGTAGTACAAATCATTTTCTGGTGATGGCCGGGGAAGGTTTGACTGAATGGTTGCCAAGAAACAACATCCAACAAAGTTACACGGGGATCTCACTGATGAAAAATAGAATAAGTAAGCTTCCTGAAGATCGTATTAGCCTCCCAAATCTTGAAGCTGCCTATTTGCAACGTAATAGATTGTCATCGATTTCTGATGAATTTATTGAAGGAATAAAAAACGCTAGAGTTTTAGATTTGGCCTATAATCAGATCTCATCCCTCCCACAGTCATTAGCTAGGCTCTCACAACTTCACATGCTCAATCTTGAGGGAAATAGATGTATATGTGAAATTAGTATAATAGGTGAGTTGAAAGGCCTTGAGATTCTAATTCTCAATGATACTGATATCGAAGAAGTTCCTGAATGTATTGGTCAATTGGTTAACTTAAGGCGGCTTGAAGTTATAGATTGTTTTAAGCTATCTTATATATCACCAGATGTCATTTCGAAGCTCAGGCGGCTGGAAGAGTTACGCATTCAATTCCCGGTCCATTGCAAAGAAGTTCACGAGTGTGTTGCTGCGGTGAACT ATACTGGTTTGAATTATGTATTTGCCATCTATAAAAGCCGGTTAGAAAAGGAATTACGTCGGGTTACTTTCCAACACATTTGTAATTCAGAACGTTATCTTTCTTTGAACATGAAGTATCGTGTGTTTCCAATCTTACGGATGCAAAAGCTAATTGAGGTAAGTCGTCCTAATTGGAAAAGTCTAAATGAAATAGAAAACTTGAATAACGTCATACCGGACCTAGATCGAGAAGGTTTCAGTAATATAGAATGTATTCATTTGGAGAGTTGTAAGAATGTTACATGTGTAGTGGATACAAGTGATTGGGGAGGGAAtgcaaatgaaaagtttttaaggaAAGTAAAGAACTTGAGTTTGAGGCAACTAGGTAAGTTAGAGGTTCTATGGAAATGCCCAGATGAATTTATAAGTCTTACTAACCTAGTCACCCTTTACATTTATGATTGTCATAAGTTAGTAAGACTATTTCCATTGAGTGTCGCAAAAGGGCTTGTCTCACTGAAGGAGGTTCAAATTGTATTTTGTGAAAATCTAGAGGAGGTGATTTGGGGTGAAACTGAAACGGATGAAGTAATTGTCTTTCCTTGCCTTACCACTATTGAGTTAGATTTCTTAAATGAACTCAAAAGCTTCTACTCAGGGGGCAGTTGTAGCATCAAATATCCATCATTAGTGAAAGTAACATCATATGATTGTAATGAAATGGAGATGTGGGGACATGGAAGCCATGAAACACCCAACCTCAAGTTTGTGAATCATGTACCACTTGATGGACGTTTTTCCATTAATGAAGCCGTTGTCAAACTTCATGTGGCACAAAAGGCTAGCTTAGCAG gcaAACTCACCCACCCACCTAAATCTAactcgaatatatacaccacgaatt TTACAGGAGTAGGACCAATCGATGACGTCATGGTAACGATCCCATCAAATTTTCAAATGGAAACTCTCAATTTTGACACTGATTTGGGAGTTGGCACACATTATGTGAATCTTTTT TATAATTTTTCAGAAGCACAAATCT TTACAAACTCTGAGCTCGCTGGTGCATGGAACAGTTACAGCAGTCGTGGCGGATCAACCGTGGACCACTTTAAAGAAACCAAGAGAAGACAACATAAAGAATAA